In Kangiella koreensis DSM 16069, the DNA window GTCTTGATTGCAGCGCTGGCCATTGTTTTTGCTATTGCCTTACCCCTTCTGAACGAGCCCCTTTTAACAACATGGTCGGTGTCTATTGATTCGGATCAGCCTCTGGCTCTTGCTAACGCGATGCCAAACACCGCTTGGACGATTGAGCAAAATCAAGGAACTTTATCGGTGGATACCACCGCTATAGGATTAGGCCTGAGCCGAGCACTTTACATACTGGTGTTGTGGGGAATCATTGTTGCCATCATTTGGTACTTGCGGCGTGTAGTTGATGATGTTCGACACGAAAGACCGTTCAATGTCAGGAGCAGCCAATACCTGAAACGAGCGGGTTATTTATTGGTTGCGTTACCATTGTGGTTATTCATTGAAGAGTTTGTTCGCTTTTATATTTTTGTTCCTAACGCTATGGATATTTCGGAATATAAATTTACCCATATTCAGCTGCTAACAGAGAGCAAAGCGGAAGTAGCCATTTATCCAGATTTCAATATTGGGATTTTAATCGCTGGCTTATTTGTTTTAGTGATAGCAAAGGCTTTTGAGATCGGTATGGAACTACAACGCGATAGTGATGAGATTATCTGATGGCGATTATTGTTAATTTAGATGTGATGATGGCGCGCCGCAAAATGAAGATGAAAGATCTAGCGGATGCGGTTGGGATTTCCACAACAAATTTGTCATTGCTTAAAAACAGTCATGTTCGCGGTATTCGATTCGCAACGCTGGAAGAAATATGCCGAGTGCTCGAGTGTCAGCCAGGCGATATATTAGAATACAAGGAAGACAAAGAATGAAATACGTAAACACCATTATTATTTGCCTGCTGTTGGTAGGGTGCGGAAATTATAAGACAGAAGAATTAACCGAGATACCGCCAGAGGTGAAGAAAAGCATTCAAAGAGCCGTTGACGGAAAACATCGTCCCGGTGTTGTTGTCGGATTAATCAATCCTAATGGAACCTACTTCTACAGTTATGGCACAGCTGTGGTGGGTCAGAAGAAAGAGCTTTCCGCTGACTCGCAGTTCGCCATAGGGTCGTTGACAAAATTATTTACCGCAGAAGTTTTTCAACGTTTAGTCGACAATCAAACACTTTCTTATCAAACCAAGGTTAAAGACATCTGGCCTGATATTGTTGATGGTGGAGACACTGAGCTGTGGCATCTGGCGAGTCATAAAGCTGCGTTACCGAGAAAGATACCATATGAAGCTATAGCGAATAATGATCCGCAACTATTGCTGGCAACATTAAAACGCAGAGAGTCATTGCCTGCTGAATATGAGTATTCGAATACTGGAATGGCAATATTGGGTTTGTCTCTCGCACAAGTACAAAAGAATAATCTTGCTGGTTTAATGGAAAAGGTTGTATTTAAACCAATGGGTTTAACTCAGACAAGCTATCAGCCCAATCAAGAATATTTAGTGGGCATGCATCAAGTGATGGAGCCTGTAGAGCAGCGCAATACTAGCTCTGTAGAAATTGCGCGCGGAGCAGGTGGGCTATATTCAACAGCAAAAGACTTAGCAAAATTTGTCAGCGTTCAATTAAATAACACAGAAACTGCGACTAAAGCACGCTATGAAAAAATTGGCTGGAAAAAATACAAGAGCGAGGACTTTGTCAGTTATTACCATGGTGGCGATGGCAATGGTAATCAGGCGTTCGTTGGCTACCGCCCGGATAATAAAGTTGGTGTGGTTTTGTTAAGCAATTCGAGTACCGATGATGACTTACAAACCATCGCGCTGCATTTGCTTGATCCAGCTATAGAGCTACCGAAATTTGATCATCAGCCTGCACGAAAATA includes these proteins:
- a CDS encoding serine hydrolase domain-containing protein, giving the protein MKYVNTIIICLLLVGCGNYKTEELTEIPPEVKKSIQRAVDGKHRPGVVVGLINPNGTYFYSYGTAVVGQKKELSADSQFAIGSLTKLFTAEVFQRLVDNQTLSYQTKVKDIWPDIVDGGDTELWHLASHKAALPRKIPYEAIANNDPQLLLATLKRRESLPAEYEYSNTGMAILGLSLAQVQKNNLAGLMEKVVFKPMGLTQTSYQPNQEYLVGMHQVMEPVEQRNTSSVEIARGAGGLYSTAKDLAKFVSVQLNNTETATKARYEKIGWKKYKSEDFVSYYHGGDGNGNQAFVGYRPDNKVGVVLLSNSSTDDDLQTIALHLLDPAIELPKFDHQPARKYSHEELASLVGVYSIKGDTEGNSFTFEDSNGRLIYIEKTAEGELVRRTRMLGIGKDKFQLAEMPLTIHFLYTETKNYNAIMTFQDQEYYLVKKSDN
- a CDS encoding DUF2975 domain-containing protein: MTARSLHFLLTLALVASVLIAALAIVFAIALPLLNEPLLTTWSVSIDSDQPLALANAMPNTAWTIEQNQGTLSVDTTAIGLGLSRALYILVLWGIIVAIIWYLRRVVDDVRHERPFNVRSSQYLKRAGYLLVALPLWLFIEEFVRFYIFVPNAMDISEYKFTHIQLLTESKAEVAIYPDFNIGILIAGLFVLVIAKAFEIGMELQRDSDEII
- a CDS encoding helix-turn-helix domain-containing protein, whose protein sequence is MAIIVNLDVMMARRKMKMKDLADAVGISTTNLSLLKNSHVRGIRFATLEEICRVLECQPGDILEYKEDKE